The nucleotide window GGAAACTGTTGCTCTGCGCGCAAAAGTCTGCACGGTGGATCGGCTTAGCGAAAGTCGTTAGATTTATCCGATGCTCTCCTCCAAACTTCAGAAGATACGAGACGCTACTTTGGGGAATTGGcttccccgcacacacacatgtggaggGATGGAGTTTCCGTGTGTTCCGTGTGTTTTGGTGCTCGGCGTCGTGCAACACCGTGCTGCATGAAGACGCGCAGTCTGAACGGATTCTCTTGTTTCCCCGTTTGGAGAATCTAACCTTCATGCCCGCGGAGATTCAACACTAAAGGACAAATTAAAGCAACGAGGTATACGAGCGAGGTAAGATTAACCCGTAAACTAAGTTAGATATCTATACGTGATCTTCACAAGTTTGTTTTGATCTTTGTGTTATTTATCttatgaaatacattttaaaccaCTGCACCTAATGCAAATAATGCTAGTtaaattatcattatcatttgCTGTTGAATAGAATGAAGAAAGCACTAGTTGGTCGTatttgtttattgcaattaaatgTGACTAAATTACTTTCGACTATTGAGGCCTACAGTTAAATGTTGAAGAAATaattgaaaatatattttaattctacactaatatatatatttatttatttgtaagtAATTGTTGTAAATTAATTTAATTCACCGATTTTCATTCCTCAATAGAAAATTCGATAGATATATTTTGAAGATAATATTCTACTTCATACATTTACTAGAAATTATGAGTCTTTCAAAATAAGGGTGGTATTCATTGTCATGAATACTGAATACTAattttgtgtgttcgtgtgtgtgtgcgcgcgtgtgtgtttgtgtgttctcttcTACTCTAGATTAATTGATGGGCCTTCCACATTTCTGACTACAATTAGAGGCTGAGCATAAAAGCACAAAAGCTGGATCAAGCAATTTCTATCCCCAAAATAATTGAGAAATGTTTTCACACCTTTATCTATTTATCTCCTAAACATAAATCCTAGATGGGAAAAACCCTTCATATTGATTCCGGAAAACAGCGTCTTGATAAATATAAACAAAGCATTGAATTCAACTCAGAGCTCGGATTTCTTTAGCAAAACCAAAGCAGAGGAACAAAAGGATTTCTGTTTTTcttgcactccccctccccctcccccccccccgcccccctggcccAGCGGTGAGCAGCCTCTCTGTATGTGGTGGATGAGATGAGCTCCACAGGGAACGCTGTGGACCCCACCTGACAGCCCGCCGCCCAGCGCCTGACACGCAGTCAGCAGAGCTTCCGTCTCAGGGCCGGATAAACACGACCGCTGGACCGTCCAGCGGCTGCACCGCTTCTACCCCAGCACCCCCCCGGCTCACCACAGGCCGTCagtccaccgcctccaccggccctcactctccacaaccacccccccgccccccccacaagAGGAACACGCAGTACGACGTCCGGCCTGAGAGATCATGAAGCACCTCGGTAGATCGGGATAAAGAGCGGCGCTTAAGGAGGTTGGAAGAGGAAGGGACTGTGGACTAAATGCGTGGAATGCTAAGCGATGGCGAAGCACACTTGCTATTCTCCCCTTGACTCCTGACTCCCCGTCACCCGCCTCCCAGCCCGGGCCGTCGGGCTCCGAGaagcagctcctccacctctcctccgcCGCTCCTCCCCTGAACCCCTGAACCCCTGAACCCCTGAACCCCTTAGTCCGCTCCCACTCCGGTTCAGTCTGGCCGGCACGGCCCTCCCAgccaagggggaggaggacttCCTCACGCTGGCTGGCTCTCGTCTCAGCCGCAAGAAGCGCGTGATCGGGGCGGGGGTCGGCGTGGCcatggtgctggtgctgctggtggccaTCCCCCTATTGGTCCACACCaccaaggggggggggtccggcgCGGCCCCCAGCCGCTACGAGATGCTGGGCGGCTGCAAGATGGTGTGCGACACCTTCACCCCCCCGCAGGGCGAGCTGACCGccgcctccccccagccccccgacTTCCCGGGGCGGAAGGTCAAACCCGGGTTCCGCGGTAGTCCCGGACTTCCGGGTCCGACGGGCCCCAAAGGCCCCCCCGGAGAGCCCGGTAAGCCGGGTCCCGTCGGGCCCCCGGGACCCGGACCGGGGGGCTACGTCCCCTCCCTCTACAGCCTCAAGATCGCGTTCTACGCCGGGCTCCGCAAGCAGCACGAGGGCAGCGAGGTGCTGAAGTTCGACGACGTGGTCACCAACGTGGGCAACTACTACGAGCCCAGCACGGGCAAGTTCACCTGCCCGCTGCCCGGCATCTTCTTCTTCAGCTACCACGTGCTGATGAGGGGCGGAGACGGCACCAGCATGTGGGCCGACCTCAAGAAGAACGGGCAGGTGAGACACTGGGGGAGGCAGGGGATGGGGAGGCCACAGGGTCACAGTGTcccactgggggaggggggggggagttaattTAACAAATTTTAGGTGTGGTGTAATTGTGTAAAGTACATCTGATGTATGAGATGTACTTCATTGATGCAGATGGGAAATGAGGCAGTgacgagaaagaaagagagagagagagagagagagagagagagagagagagagagagagagagagagagagagagagagagagagagagagcgagagagagaggaagagggagagagagagagagagagagagagagagagagagagagagagagcgagagagacagagacagagacagagagagggagagagagagagagagagagagagagagagagagagagagagagagagagagagagagagagagagagagagagagagcgagagagacagagacagagacagagagagagagagagagagagagagagagagagagagatagagagagagggagagagagagagagagagagacagtgtagCGTGGCGGTGCTCCTCGTCTCCTGACGGAGTGACGTGTGGAAGGCGCCAGCTGGCAGCAGGTCCTCTGAGGGACTCCTGACTCCAACCTTAACGAACAAACAAAAGCGGCGCCGCCTCCCCAGCCATGAAGGCGTCCATCTGGAGCGTCCTGCCGCACTTGAACCCCTCCCTGTCTGACGTGCGCTCCACCGAGCGGCGGTAGATCGGGGGGTTTGAGGGGGCTGGGGCCCGGGGCGCGGCCGCGGCAGGACGGGGGCCCGGTGTTGACGGGGCCCCACGGCCCCTGGCGTAGCACCGTGACCCCGGGGCCCCCATGCTTTATTCATCACAGTCTGCCATCCGTCGGCCACACCGAGCCtcctcccgtctccctctcGCCCAGCGACAGACACACCTGCTCAGGCAGAGAGTGTCAGCCCCGGCCCCCCCtatagccccgcccccccatcaGAGCCGGCCCCCCCTACAGCCCCGGCCCCCCCATCAGAGCCTGCCTCTCCATCAGACCGGCTTTACAGGTGTGGTTATGTTGAGGGTCTCCTTGCATCTACATTGAAAGGAGAAACGAGTGCGTTGACACATACACGCACCGTAAAGTAGGTCTTTTATTTGACGGAGCGGGTCTATAAAGCCTGTCTATTTGCGTCCCGTTCGATTGATTTGACGGGGGGACTACGTGTCGGTAGGTAaagagggcagggggggaaAATGCCAACTATAATTGGGGGTCTGGCTTTGTCGCATACCAGCGCGGTTATTGTCATTCCTGTCCTCTTCTGCTGTTAAATGTTTCATCGCCCTGAGATGAGGTCCTCTCTCTTCctggccccctcctccacacacatacattaggcacacgcacacacacgtgcacacgcatccATTAGgcacacctacacgcacacacacacacacacacacacacacacacacacacacacacacacacacacacacacacacacacacacacacacacacacacacacacacacacacacatacacacacactcactttgcatgcatgtgtgcaagaCGCAAACaggcatgtatgtatgcacacacacacacacacagacacacacacacacacgcaggcacgcacatacacacatacacaacaggcacagacaaacagacacacatgcgcacacccaCCATTTGCCCGATGCACCCACTCTACCTAGGCTATTGACTGAAGTGACTTTCTTCCATTATATTCTCTATCAACTAAATTATTTAACCTCATTCAGTGACAATCTTGTCCTCAGTTTCTGAACAAACATGGGCGGCTCCCTAGCGAATACACAAGTAGAGACACAACCTTGAGGAGATGTTGTTCTGGGCGGTGGGGATAGGTGATCCAGCACCCACACAAAGGTTACCTTTAGGAAAATGGGCGATAGGAGTGCAGCCATCATTGGAACAATGAGCATTTTGTCTCATACTGTTTATATTAAGGAATTATTTTGCTCAATGCAATGCAGACAAGGGAGATAGAGGAATCTAGTTCTGGGGATCGTGTCTGAATATTTAATCAAAAAATATAGAATGCACAAAAGCTTCGCGGTGTGATTGTGCATATCGAtgaatgcacgtgtgtgtgtgtgtgtgtgtgtgtgtgtgtgtgtgtgtgtgtgtgtgtctatccgtgtgtgtgcgcgtgtgtgtgtgtctatctgtgtgcgtgtgtgtgtgcctgctgttgtgtgtgtgtgtgctggtgtgtgtgtgtgtgtgttggcgtgtgtttgtgtgtctgtgtgtttgtgtgcgtgtgtgtgtgtgtccgtgcctgctgttgtgtgtgtgtgtgtgtgtgtgtgtgtgtgtgtgtgtgtgtgtgtgtgtgtgtgtgtgtgtgtgtgctgatgtgtttgtgtgcgtgttggcgtgtgtctgtttttgtgtgtgtgtgtgtgtgtgtgtgtgtgtgtgtgtgtgtgtgtgtgtgtgtgtgtgtgtgtgtgtgtgtgtgtgtgtgtgtgtgtgtgtgtgtgtgtgtatgtgtgtgtgtgtgtgtgtgtgtgtgcagtcaagAAAAGAGACGAGATTAAAACGTATTCAGAGCGAAGGGGAGCAGAACTCCGACAGAGGCTCACACAGGGTGGAGGCTGATCAGGACAAGACAGACTGATAGATACCTCCACCTGGACAAAGCGTGGCGGAGGAGAGGCAGACTGGAGGAAGACTGGCGAGATGGGCGATCCTTCAAAACGCTCCAGGAGACAGATGAGATGGAGAGCGAAGCCGTGTACATGGCCGTGAGACGGATGtttgacacagagacacagagtccATCAGCTCCCCAGCCCTGTGGAGTATACAGACCTTCACCAGACGCTGACGTGGACCGCTCCGCCGCTGCTGGTGGTGTGGTGAGAGCATCAGGGAGGAAGGACACCGCAGGTCCTGGGAGGcagaaacagaagaagaaggaggagaaggaggaggaagaggagaagaagaaggagggggagaagatgaaggaggcgaaggaggaggaggaaaaaaaaacaccgcCTCTTGATGTCAAATAAATCATCCTAAGATTTGTGTTGACTTAGATGACCTTTTTAAATAGATTTATGGTTCACAACCGATATGTAGGCTGCCCTTTGGAATGATGAGCTGGCATGGCCGGTGAATATTTATAGTTAGAATGTGATCCGGGAGGGTCAGTTTGGGAAGGATCCATCGAGTCCTCTATTCCCCTCGTGTGTTTTAGAGACGGCCGGCT belongs to Gadus morhua chromosome 13, gadMor3.0, whole genome shotgun sequence and includes:
- the c1ql4b gene encoding complement C1q-like protein 4; the encoded protein is MVLVLLVAIPLLVHTTKGGGSGAAPSRYEMLGGCKMVCDTFTPPQGELTAASPQPPDFPGRKVKPGFRGSPGLPGPTGPKGPPGEPGKPGPVGPPGPGPGGYVPSLYSLKIAFYAGLRKQHEGSEVLKFDDVVTNVGNYYEPSTGKFTCPLPGIFFFSYHVLMRGGDGTSMWADLKKNGQVRASAIAQDADQNYDYASNSVILHLDVGDEVCVQLDGGKVHGGNTNKYSTFSGFLIYPD